A DNA window from Pleurodeles waltl isolate 20211129_DDA chromosome 12, aPleWal1.hap1.20221129, whole genome shotgun sequence contains the following coding sequences:
- the LOC138267741 gene encoding histidine N-acetyltransferase-like, whose product MADHRAPQTNHHLDFCLATEEDYEGVMAISGDVYKGADYIQVKYHSWLQDTKRRTFVAKRKGQVVALESVCLVDDGSTAVPEGLRVAPWERGRGIAGLIQNFVKDYLKNEFPAVKCIRLTRVEDPPSSMLSQYRLLHSKATLSLIFKVEEIEKTVHNFITKLEKEGHYFQSPVTLELKDVRRIYTNEMVIEKLLPAKILIQSWLPVLTMTSNLDYLLARVGNWMADSSEEPNFLSLGSHPFKVPLGDNSYRYDIDLFGTDPRCAKIHFLAQLLVGAKMISGSVLCCCLYIEKQLFQTLDIFCEGIKKYELWKEQLVMEKDI is encoded by the exons ATGGCTGATCACAGGGCACCACAAACGAACCATCACCTCGACTTCTGCCTTGCAACCGAAGAAGACTATGAGGGAGTCATGGCCATCTCCGGAGACGTATATAAGGGCGCAGACTACATACAAGTAAAATACCACAGCTGGCTGCAGGACACCAAGCGCCGCACCTTTGTGGCAAAACGCAAAGGACAAGTG GTCGCTCTGGAGTCAGTCTGCCTGGTGGATGATGGAAGCACTGCTGTCCCAGAAGGTTTGAGAGTGGCACCCTGGGAGAGGGGTCGAGGCATTGCTGGGCTGATACAGAACTTTGTCAAGGACTATTTAAAGAATGAATTCCCTGCTGTTAAGTGTATTAGATTGACAAGGGTAGAGGACCCTCCTTCTTCAATGCTTTCACAATACAGACTGCTACATTCTAAG GCTACCCTTTCACTGATCTTCAAGGTTGAGGAAATTGAGAAGACAGTCCACAATTTCATCACCAAACTGGAGAAGGAGGGACACTATTTCCAATCGCCTGTGACTTTGGAGCTCAAGGATGTAAGGAGGATTTACACTAATgagatggtgatagaaaaacttcTGCCAGCGAAGATCTTGATCCAAAGCTGGCTGCCGGTCCTCACGATGACATCCAACCTGGACTATTTACTAGCCAGAGTTGGCAACTGGATGGCTGATAGCTCAGAGGAGCCAAATTTCCTGAGCCTGGGTTCCCACCCGTTCAAGGTGCCCTTAGGAGACAACAGTTACCGATATGACATTGATCTATTTGGTACCGACCCGAGATGCGCAAAGATACATTTCCTTGCCCAGTTACTGGTGGGTGCCAAGATGATTTCTGGAAGTGTATTGTGCTGCTGTCTCTACATAGAGAAACAGTTGTTCCAAACATTAGATATCTTTTGTGAGGGCATCAAAAAATATGAACTTTGGAAAGAACAGCTAGTGATGGAAAAGGATATCTGA